In Comamonadaceae bacterium OS-1, a single window of DNA contains:
- the rcsC_11 gene encoding sensor histidine kinase RcsC, with protein MRQSSPPALVSSALVSLAQDSLQPAYPVHQLIQDLRNRQAELESQNKVLRYSQAASEAASERFETLFSSVPLALMVVDDHDMVVQSNAMAQRLFQPTERDRPLHFLMPFVSPGCTEQVRQAFREARVDGHCEATEVVFSIGQDGAMSGDLHIARLESASDAIAQYICAVVDQGPLLAERRALQLSASALRQRNEQLRSSESRLEAIINSALDAIICVDKDQYITVFNPTAAVLFQCPSSQALGSLLTRFFPDAGHALALNQISTQAFLGEMTALTASGKRLSVEVSVSFERHPGGETTTVFARDLTSRKRAEAQRSVLEAQLRESQKMQAVGTMAGGIAHDFNNILSAILGNVELAKEDAGPNSPAQVSLHEIDKAGRRARDLVRQILTFSRNEAPRRTPVALAELVFETERLLRVTLPPAVELHLHIDPSTPLVMADAVQVQQAVLNLCTNAIQAHGDQRGVVSIELAGVEPDARLCDRLSLAPGGYAMLTVLDSGKGMDDDTLLRIFEPFFTTKEVGQGTGLGLAVVHGVMRSHNGAVDVQSAPALGSRFTLYFPAMEPVTDSDFAALLAAHSPEAEPAPAASTQVLGKHVMYVDDDHALVFLVERVLRRHGFRVSGFSDPNKAAAELRANAGAYDLLVTDFNMPGYCGVDLVREAQRIRPDLPVALASGYITAEIEQSAIAEGVKALIHKPNDVEELCATVQRLILDNAAA; from the coding sequence ATGCGCCAGTCCTCCCCTCCCGCCCTGGTGTCCAGCGCTCTTGTCAGCCTGGCCCAGGACAGCCTGCAACCGGCCTACCCGGTACACCAGCTGATCCAGGACCTGCGCAACCGCCAGGCGGAGCTGGAAAGCCAGAACAAAGTGCTGCGCTACAGCCAGGCGGCATCCGAGGCGGCATCTGAACGCTTTGAAACCTTGTTCTCCAGCGTGCCGTTGGCCCTGATGGTGGTGGACGACCACGACATGGTGGTGCAAAGCAATGCCATGGCGCAGCGCCTGTTCCAGCCCACCGAACGCGACCGCCCGCTGCACTTTCTCATGCCCTTTGTCAGCCCCGGCTGCACCGAGCAGGTCCGCCAGGCCTTCCGCGAAGCGCGGGTGGACGGCCACTGCGAAGCCACCGAGGTGGTGTTCAGCATCGGCCAGGACGGGGCCATGTCGGGCGACCTGCACATCGCCCGGCTGGAAAGTGCGTCGGACGCTATCGCCCAGTACATCTGCGCCGTGGTGGACCAGGGCCCGCTGCTGGCCGAACGCCGCGCCCTGCAGCTCAGCGCTTCGGCCCTGCGCCAGCGCAACGAGCAGCTGCGCTCCAGCGAAAGCCGCCTGGAGGCCATCATCAACTCGGCGCTGGATGCCATCATCTGCGTCGACAAAGACCAGTACATCACGGTCTTCAACCCCACGGCGGCGGTGCTGTTCCAGTGCCCGTCCTCGCAGGCCCTGGGCAGCCTGTTGACGCGCTTTTTTCCCGACGCCGGGCACGCGCTGGCGCTGAACCAGATCTCCACCCAGGCTTTTCTGGGCGAAATGACGGCCCTGACGGCCAGCGGCAAGCGCCTGTCGGTCGAGGTGAGTGTGTCGTTCGAGCGCCACCCCGGCGGCGAAACCACCACCGTGTTTGCCCGCGACCTGACCAGCCGCAAGCGCGCCGAAGCGCAGCGCAGTGTGCTCGAAGCGCAGCTGCGCGAGTCGCAAAAAATGCAGGCGGTGGGCACCATGGCCGGTGGTATTGCGCACGACTTCAACAACATCCTCAGCGCCATTTTGGGCAATGTAGAGCTGGCCAAAGAAGACGCGGGCCCCAACTCGCCCGCCCAGGTCAGCCTGCACGAGATCGACAAAGCCGGTCGCCGCGCCCGCGACCTGGTGCGCCAGATCCTGACCTTCAGCCGCAACGAAGCCCCACGCCGTACCCCGGTGGCCCTGGCCGAGCTGGTGTTCGAAACCGAGCGCCTGTTGCGCGTCACCCTGCCCCCGGCGGTGGAGCTGCACCTGCACATCGACCCCAGCACCCCGCTGGTGATGGCCGACGCGGTACAGGTGCAGCAGGCCGTGCTGAATTTATGTACCAACGCCATCCAGGCCCACGGCGACCAGCGCGGCGTGGTCAGCATCGAACTGGCCGGGGTGGAGCCCGATGCACGCCTGTGCGACCGCCTGAGCCTGGCACCGGGCGGGTACGCCATGCTCACCGTGCTCGACAGCGGCAAGGGCATGGACGACGACACCCTGCTGCGCATCTTCGAACCCTTCTTTACCACCAAGGAAGTAGGCCAGGGCACCGGCCTGGGCCTGGCCGTGGTGCACGGCGTGATGCGCAGCCACAACGGGGCGGTGGATGTACAAAGCGCCCCCGCCCTGGGCAGCCGCTTCACCCTGTATTTTCCGGCGATGGAGCCGGTCACCGACTCGGACTTCGCCGCCCTGCTGGCCGCGCATTCGCCCGAGGCCGAGCCCGCCCCCGCTGCCAGCACCCAGGTACTGGGCAAACACGTAATGTATGTAGACGACGACCACGCCCTGGTGTTTTTGGTCGAGCGGGTGCTGCGCCGACACGGGTTTCGGGTCAGTGGCTTCTCGGACCCCAACAAGGCCGCCGCCGAACTGCGCGCCAACGCCGGGGCCTACGACCTGCTGGTCACCGACTTCAACATGCCCGGCTACTGCGGCGTAGACCTGGTGCGCGAAGCCCAGCGCATCCGCCCCGACCTGCCGGTGGCCCTGGCCTCGGGCTACATCACCGCCGAGATCGAGCAAAGCGCCATCGCCGAAGGGGTCAAGGCCCTGATCCACAAACCCAACGACGTGGAAGAGCTCTGTGCTACCGTGCAGCGCCTGATCCTGGACAATGCCGCCGCATGA
- a CDS encoding DNA-binding protein, whose translation MSTDTPDTPAPAPPEKQARNPLHGLTLEAILTELVSVYGWESLGQQINIRCFTSDPSIASSLKFLRKTPWAREKVEGLYLFMQREQRRGNL comes from the coding sequence ATGAGTACCGATACCCCTGACACCCCCGCCCCCGCCCCGCCTGAAAAGCAAGCCCGCAACCCGCTGCACGGCCTGACGCTGGAGGCCATCCTGACCGAGCTGGTCAGCGTCTACGGCTGGGAAAGCCTGGGCCAGCAGATCAACATCCGCTGCTTCACCAGCGACCCCAGCATCGCTTCTAGCCTGAAGTTCCTGCGCAAAACCCCCTGGGCGCGCGAAAAGGTGGAAGGGCTGTACCTGTTCATGCAGCGCGAACAACGCCGTGGAAACCTCTGA
- the gcvH gene encoding glycine cleavage system H protein, whose product MSIKYTEDHEWLNIEGDTATVGITHHAQDALGDVVFVDLPAVGATFAQKDVAGVVESVKAAADVYMPVSGEITEVNEALRADPALANTDPLGAGWFFKVKLSDASQIAALLDEAAYTAFSS is encoded by the coding sequence ATGAGCATCAAATACACCGAAGACCACGAATGGCTGAACATCGAGGGCGACACCGCCACCGTGGGCATCACCCACCACGCGCAAGACGCGCTGGGTGACGTGGTGTTTGTCGACCTGCCCGCAGTAGGTGCGACATTCGCCCAGAAAGATGTGGCCGGTGTGGTCGAGTCGGTGAAAGCCGCCGCCGACGTGTACATGCCCGTCTCCGGCGAAATCACCGAGGTCAACGAAGCCCTGCGCGCCGACCCGGCCCTGGCCAATACCGACCCGCTGGGCGCAGGCTGGTTCTTCAAGGTCAAGCTGTCGGACGCATCGCAAATCGCGGCGCTGCTCGACGAAGCCGCCTACACCGCCTTCAGCTCCTGA
- the ribC gene encoding riboflavin synthase has protein sequence MFTGIIQATATVKALQDQNGMRSFTLAFPPGFCQDLAIGASVSVDGVCLTVTELVSSTAAAFDVMLQSLNITTLGRYAQGSAVNVERAAKEGAEIGGHPLSGHVDFCTTLVDVLLTDTNCKLRFAIPEAFRKYIFAKGYIAINGASLTVSEVNRQEGWFEVWLIPETRRATTFGQIQAGDTVNIEIERSTQVVVDTVRETVAESLGKLQPLLEALLQEKGLSLDDFVGVPQLPK, from the coding sequence ATGTTCACAGGCATCATCCAAGCCACCGCCACCGTCAAAGCGCTCCAGGACCAGAACGGCATGCGCAGCTTCACCCTCGCGTTTCCGCCCGGCTTTTGCCAGGACCTGGCCATCGGTGCCAGCGTTTCGGTAGACGGCGTGTGCCTTACCGTCACCGAACTGGTGTCCAGCACCGCCGCCGCCTTCGATGTGATGCTGCAAAGCCTGAACATCACCACCCTGGGCCGCTATGCCCAGGGCAGCGCGGTGAATGTGGAGCGCGCCGCCAAGGAAGGCGCCGAAATCGGCGGCCACCCGCTGTCGGGCCACGTGGATTTTTGCACCACCCTGGTCGATGTGCTGCTGACCGACACCAACTGCAAACTGCGCTTCGCCATTCCTGAAGCCTTTCGCAAATACATCTTTGCCAAAGGCTACATCGCCATCAACGGCGCCAGCCTGACGGTCTCAGAAGTGAACCGCCAGGAGGGCTGGTTCGAGGTCTGGCTCATCCCCGAAACCCGCCGTGCCACCACCTTTGGCCAGATCCAGGCGGGCGACACCGTCAACATCGAGATCGAGCGCAGCACCCAAGTGGTGGTGGATACCGTGCGCGAAACCGTGGCCGAGAGCCTGGGCAAGCTGCAGCCGCTGCTGGAGGCCTTGCTGCAAGAAAAAGGCCTGTCGCTGGACGACTTCGTGGGTGTGCCGCAGTTGCCGAAATAA
- the rluA gene encoding dual-specificity RNA pseudouridine synthase RluA, with protein METSEPLGLDTVYADDHLLVFHKPSGLLSVPGRGADKQDCLSARAQQAYPDALVVHRLDMATSGLVVMARGIAMQRILNAAFANCAVDKRYTAVVAGRPCETQGQIDLPILVDWPNRPLRKIDWDNGKPSCTRWKVVEILDGNTRLELEPVTGRSHQLRVHLAAIGHSILGDALYAPAPVQALASRLLLHASSLALQHPATGAPLRWDCAAAF; from the coding sequence GTGGAAACCTCTGAGCCTTTGGGCCTGGACACCGTCTACGCCGACGACCACCTCCTCGTCTTCCACAAACCCAGCGGCCTGCTCTCGGTGCCGGGCCGCGGCGCAGACAAGCAAGACTGCTTGAGCGCCCGCGCCCAGCAGGCCTACCCCGACGCGCTGGTGGTGCACCGGCTGGACATGGCCACCTCAGGCCTGGTGGTGATGGCGCGCGGCATTGCCATGCAGCGCATTCTCAACGCCGCCTTCGCCAACTGCGCGGTAGACAAGCGCTACACCGCCGTGGTGGCCGGCCGACCTTGCGAGACGCAGGGCCAGATCGACCTGCCCATCCTGGTGGACTGGCCAAACCGCCCGCTGCGCAAGATCGATTGGGACAACGGCAAGCCCAGTTGCACCCGCTGGAAGGTAGTGGAAATATTGGATGGCAACACCCGGCTGGAACTGGAGCCCGTTACCGGCCGGTCGCACCAGCTGCGGGTCCACCTGGCCGCCATCGGCCACTCCATTCTGGGCGATGCACTCTATGCCCCGGCCCCTGTGCAGGCCCTGGCAAGCCGCTTGCTGCTGCATGCCAGCAGCCTGGCGCTGCAGCACCCGGCCACCGGTGCACCGCTGCGCTGGGACTGTGCGGCAGCCTTCTGA
- the mshD_2 gene encoding mycothiol acetyltransferase yields the protein MDLHVRRVDYCNPVDAAALLHLLDLYAQDPMGGARPLSDDTRERLCADLALRPHAVSFIAWLGDEPIGLANCFEGYSTFKARPLLNIHDMAVHPAHRGQGVGQSLLAAVQQHAQERGCCKLTLEVLTGNAQAQASYARFGFVGYQLVASAGHAVFLQKQI from the coding sequence ATGGACTTGCACGTCCGCCGCGTCGACTACTGCAACCCCGTGGACGCAGCCGCCCTGCTCCACCTACTGGACCTGTACGCCCAGGACCCCATGGGCGGTGCCAGGCCGCTCAGCGACGACACGCGCGAACGCCTGTGTGCCGACCTGGCGCTGCGCCCGCATGCGGTCAGCTTCATCGCCTGGCTGGGCGACGAGCCCATAGGCCTGGCCAACTGCTTCGAGGGCTATTCCACCTTCAAGGCCCGGCCACTGCTGAACATCCACGACATGGCAGTGCACCCCGCGCACCGGGGCCAGGGCGTGGGCCAGTCGCTGCTGGCCGCAGTGCAACAGCACGCGCAGGAGCGGGGCTGCTGCAAGCTGACGCTGGAGGTGCTGACCGGCAATGCCCAGGCCCAAGCCAGCTATGCGCGCTTTGGGTTTGTGGGCTACCAGCTGGTCGCGTCCGCCGGGCATGCCGTGTTTTTACAGAAACAAATCTAG
- the slyX gene encoding protein SlyX translates to MHDTIDQRLTDLEIKASFTEDLLEQLDLVVIRQQQQIDLLVREVTRLQQRHTDGLDSPRSPTDDLPPHY, encoded by the coding sequence ATGCACGACACCATTGACCAACGCCTGACCGACCTGGAAATCAAAGCCAGCTTCACCGAAGACCTGCTGGAGCAACTCGACCTAGTGGTCATTCGCCAGCAGCAGCAAATCGACCTGCTGGTGCGCGAAGTGACCCGCCTGCAGCAGCGGCATACCGATGGCCTCGACAGCCCGCGCAGCCCCACTGACGACCTGCCACCGCACTACTGA
- the yqhD gene encoding alcohol dehydrogenase YqhD, with translation MNHFDFHNPTHIVFGKDRIADLATLVPATAKVLILVGGSSAEKTGTLAEVRQALGSRAHATFTGIEPNPSFDTAMQAVQQVREGGFDFLLAVGGGSVIDAAKFIAAAALFEGDAWDILLKGGANISRALPFGTVLTLPATGSEMNKGGVITRRDIGAKLPFRSQHVYPQFSVLDPTKTYTLPPQQLANGVVDAFVHTVEQYLTYPVNAPLQDRFAEGILQTLIDVGPRLLTAPEPVYDDRANLVWAATLALNGLIGAGVPQDWSTHMVGHELTALHNIDHARTLAIVLPAMLEERRVPKHAKLLQYGERVWGIRSGSDDERITATIAATRDFFERMGIPTRLSAYGLGAEAIDVLIAQLTEHGMTRLGEHGDVPPEVSRRVLQAAL, from the coding sequence ATGAACCACTTTGACTTCCACAACCCCACCCACATCGTTTTTGGCAAAGACCGTATTGCCGACCTCGCCACGCTGGTACCCGCCACCGCCAAAGTGCTGATCCTGGTGGGCGGCTCCAGCGCCGAGAAAACCGGCACCCTGGCCGAAGTGCGCCAGGCCCTGGGCAGCCGCGCCCACGCCACCTTCACCGGGATTGAGCCCAACCCCAGCTTCGACACCGCCATGCAGGCCGTGCAGCAGGTGCGCGAAGGCGGCTTTGACTTTTTGCTGGCGGTGGGGGGCGGCTCGGTGATCGACGCGGCCAAGTTCATTGCCGCAGCCGCCTTGTTTGAAGGCGATGCCTGGGACATCCTGCTCAAAGGCGGTGCCAACATCAGCCGCGCCCTGCCCTTTGGCACGGTGCTGACCCTACCCGCCACCGGCTCCGAGATGAACAAAGGCGGCGTAATCACCCGGCGCGACATCGGTGCCAAGCTGCCCTTCCGCAGCCAGCACGTGTACCCGCAGTTTTCGGTGCTCGACCCCACCAAAACCTACACCCTGCCGCCGCAGCAACTGGCCAACGGTGTGGTGGACGCGTTCGTGCACACCGTAGAGCAGTACCTCACCTACCCGGTCAACGCCCCGCTGCAAGACCGCTTTGCCGAAGGCATTCTGCAAACCCTCATCGACGTGGGCCCGCGCCTGCTGACCGCGCCCGAGCCGGTGTATGACGACCGTGCGAACCTGGTCTGGGCCGCCACCCTGGCGCTGAACGGGCTGATCGGCGCGGGGGTGCCGCAAGACTGGTCTACCCACATGGTGGGCCATGAACTTACCGCCCTGCACAACATCGACCACGCCCGCACCCTGGCCATCGTGCTGCCCGCCATGCTGGAAGAGCGCCGCGTCCCCAAACACGCCAAGCTGCTGCAGTACGGCGAGCGCGTCTGGGGCATCCGCAGCGGTAGCGACGATGAACGCATCACCGCCACCATCGCCGCCACCCGCGACTTCTTCGAGCGCATGGGCATCCCCACCCGCCTGTCGGCCTACGGGCTGGGCGCAGAGGCCATTGACGTGCTGATTGCCCAGCTCACCGAACACGGCATGACCCGCCTGGGCGAACACGGCGACGTGCCCCCCGAAGTCAGCCGCCGCGTGCTGCAGGCCGCTCTGTAA
- the gcvP gene encoding glycine dehydrogenase (decarboxylating), whose translation MTTSLHELENSAEFIARHIGIDAADETLMLDVIGSSSRRDLIDGIVPRSIARSTPMVLPAPVTEAAALAELKAIAAKNKVFKSFIGQGYYGTHTPGVILRNILENPAWYTAYTPYQAEISQGRMEALINFQTMVCDLTGMPIANASMLDEATAAAEAMTLAKRSVKSKSNVFIVAGDCHPQTIEVIQTRAKPLGIEVKVSSALATLPQLMASGDFFGVLAQYPATNGMLHDLRPLVGVAHASGAAVCVAADLLALTLLVPPGEWDADIVIGNTQRFGVAMGNGGPHAAYMACRDAFKRSLPGRLVGVSVDAHGNPAYRLALQTREQHIRREKATSNICTAQVLPAVLASMYAVYHGPQGLTRIAQRVARFTAILARGLQHMGYEIVNAHAFDSITVKTEDASDLIAARAHSAGANLRFRLKNHLGISLDETTTRGDIEMLWSFFVKPGEPMPRLGELEDTVDSLIPAELRRSSAFLTHPVFNTHHSETGMLRYIRALSDKDLALDRSMIPLGSCTMKLNATSEMAPVTWPEFANIHPFAPADQRLGYTELDAQLRDWLCQATGYAGISLQPNAGSQGEYAGLLAIKAYFDDHGQSQRNICLIPSSAHGTNPASAQMAGLKVVVTACDTNGNVDMADLQAKCEEHSQDLAVVMITYPSTHGVFETQVKELCALVHSHGGRVYVDGANMNALVGVAAPGEFGGDVSHLNLHKTFCIPHGGGGPGVGPVCVVADLIPYLPGHATAGDNNHGIGAISAAPLGNASVLPISWMYCRMMGAEGLQHATEAAILAANYVSTKLAPHYPTLYASANGHVAHECILDLRPIKDSCGVTAEDVAKRLADYGFHAPTLSFPVPGTLMVEPTESETLAELDRFIFAMVAIRNEIRQIEAGTWPQDNNPLKHAPHTAASLMSAEWDRPYAREVGAFPLASLKQSKYWPPVGRVDNVFGDRNLFCSCVPVADYA comes from the coding sequence ATGACGACCTCCCTGCACGAACTCGAAAACTCCGCCGAATTCATCGCCCGCCACATCGGCATCGATGCTGCCGATGAAACCCTGATGCTGGACGTGATCGGCTCCAGTTCGCGCCGGGACCTGATTGACGGCATCGTGCCGCGCTCCATCGCGCGCAGCACGCCCATGGTGCTGCCCGCGCCCGTCACCGAAGCAGCGGCGCTGGCCGAGCTCAAGGCCATTGCGGCCAAGAACAAGGTGTTCAAGAGTTTTATCGGCCAGGGCTACTACGGCACCCACACGCCTGGCGTGATCCTGCGCAACATCCTGGAAAACCCCGCCTGGTACACCGCCTACACGCCCTACCAAGCCGAAATCTCGCAGGGCCGCATGGAGGCGCTGATCAACTTCCAGACCATGGTCTGCGACCTGACCGGCATGCCCATTGCCAACGCCTCCATGCTGGACGAAGCCACCGCGGCGGCAGAAGCCATGACCCTGGCCAAGCGCAGCGTGAAAAGCAAAAGCAACGTCTTCATCGTGGCGGGCGACTGCCATCCGCAAACCATTGAAGTGATCCAGACCCGCGCCAAGCCGCTGGGCATCGAAGTCAAGGTCAGCTCCGCATTGGCCACCCTGCCCCAGCTCATGGCCAGCGGCGACTTCTTTGGCGTGCTGGCCCAGTACCCGGCCACCAACGGCATGCTGCACGACCTGCGCCCGCTGGTCGGCGTGGCCCATGCCAGCGGCGCTGCGGTTTGCGTGGCCGCCGACCTGCTGGCGCTGACGCTGCTGGTGCCTCCCGGCGAATGGGATGCCGACATCGTCATCGGCAACACCCAGCGCTTTGGCGTGGCCATGGGCAATGGCGGCCCGCACGCCGCCTACATGGCCTGCCGCGATGCCTTCAAGCGCTCCCTGCCTGGCCGCCTGGTAGGCGTGAGCGTGGACGCGCACGGCAACCCGGCCTACCGCCTGGCCCTGCAAACCCGCGAACAGCACATCCGCCGCGAAAAAGCCACCTCCAACATCTGCACCGCCCAGGTGCTGCCCGCCGTGCTGGCCAGCATGTACGCGGTCTACCACGGCCCGCAGGGCTTGACCCGCATCGCCCAGCGCGTGGCCCGCTTCACCGCCATCCTGGCGCGCGGCCTGCAGCACATGGGCTACGAGATTGTGAATGCGCATGCGTTCGACTCCATCACTGTCAAAACCGAAGATGCTAGCGATTTAATAGCTGCTCGTGCTCATAGCGCGGGCGCTAACCTGCGTTTTCGCTTGAAGAACCACCTGGGCATCTCGCTGGACGAAACTACCACCCGTGGCGACATCGAGATGCTGTGGTCCTTCTTCGTCAAACCCGGCGAGCCCATGCCGCGCCTGGGCGAGCTGGAAGACACGGTGGACTCGCTGATCCCCGCCGAGCTGCGCCGCAGCAGCGCCTTTTTGACGCACCCGGTGTTCAACACCCACCACAGCGAGACCGGCATGCTGCGCTACATCCGCGCGCTCAGCGACAAAGACCTGGCACTCGACCGCAGCATGATCCCGCTGGGCAGCTGCACCATGAAGCTCAACGCCACCAGCGAAATGGCCCCGGTCACCTGGCCCGAATTTGCCAACATCCACCCCTTCGCTCCCGCCGACCAGCGCCTGGGCTACACCGAGCTGGACGCGCAGCTGCGCGACTGGCTGTGCCAGGCCACCGGCTACGCAGGCATCAGCCTGCAGCCCAACGCGGGCAGCCAGGGCGAATACGCCGGCCTGCTGGCCATCAAGGCCTACTTTGACGACCACGGCCAGAGCCAGCGCAACATCTGCCTGATCCCCAGCAGCGCGCACGGCACCAACCCTGCCAGCGCCCAGATGGCCGGGCTGAAGGTGGTGGTGACCGCCTGCGATACCAATGGCAACGTCGACATGGCCGACCTGCAAGCCAAGTGCGAAGAACACAGCCAGGACCTGGCGGTGGTGATGATCACCTACCCCAGCACCCACGGTGTGTTCGAAACCCAAGTGAAGGAACTCTGCGCCCTGGTGCACAGCCATGGAGGCCGCGTCTACGTGGACGGTGCCAACATGAACGCCCTGGTTGGCGTGGCCGCACCGGGTGAATTTGGCGGCGACGTGAGCCACCTGAACCTGCACAAAACCTTTTGCATCCCGCACGGCGGTGGCGGACCCGGCGTGGGCCCGGTCTGCGTAGTGGCGGATCTGATTCCCTACCTGCCCGGCCACGCCACGGCGGGCGACAACAACCACGGCATCGGGGCCATCAGCGCCGCGCCCCTGGGCAATGCATCCGTGCTGCCGATCAGCTGGATGTACTGCCGCATGATGGGTGCCGAGGGCCTGCAGCACGCCACCGAAGCCGCCATCCTGGCTGCCAACTACGTCAGCACCAAGCTGGCTCCGCACTACCCCACGCTGTACGCCAGCGCCAACGGCCATGTGGCGCACGAATGCATCCTGGACCTGCGCCCCATCAAGGACAGCTGCGGCGTGACCGCCGAAGATGTCGCCAAGCGCCTGGCCGACTACGGCTTCCACGCGCCCACGCTGAGCTTCCCCGTGCCCGGCACCCTGATGGTGGAGCCCACCGAGAGCGAAACCCTGGCCGAGCTGGACCGCTTCATCTTCGCCATGGTCGCCATCCGCAATGAGATCCGCCAGATCGAAGCAGGCACCTGGCCGCAAGACAACAATCCGCTCAAACACGCCCCCCACACCGCTGCCAGCCTGATGTCCGCCGAATGGGACCGCCCGTATGCCCGCGAGGTAGGCGCGTTCCCGCTGGCCAGCCTGAAGCAGTCCAAGTACTGGCCGCCGGTGGGACGGGTGGACAACGTGTTTGGCGACCGCAACCTGTTCTGCAGCTGCGTGCCGGTGGCAGATTACGCGTGA
- the nemR gene encoding HTH-type transcriptional repressor NemR, with product MLTEAPTAKHHILDCGERLIATKGFVGVGLAEILAVAGVPKGSFYHYFSSKERFGEALLLRYMERYLQGLEAMFRPDGATGRVRLMRYWQHWNSTQCATSCDTTGTVASTKCLVVKLSAEVADISEAMRLSLRDGTDQIVQRIAGCLQDAVADGSVPPHLDAQATALTLYQLWLGASLLSKLRRDNSPFAHALLATEQILDSTLV from the coding sequence ATGCTGACCGAAGCCCCTACCGCCAAACACCACATCCTCGACTGTGGCGAACGCCTGATCGCAACCAAGGGGTTTGTGGGCGTGGGCCTAGCCGAGATTCTGGCCGTGGCCGGTGTGCCCAAGGGTTCGTTCTACCACTACTTCAGCTCCAAAGAGCGCTTTGGCGAGGCCCTGCTGCTGCGCTACATGGAGCGCTACCTGCAGGGGCTGGAGGCGATGTTCCGCCCCGACGGTGCCACGGGCCGCGTGCGCCTGATGCGCTACTGGCAGCACTGGAACAGCACCCAATGCGCCACAAGCTGCGACACCACGGGCACCGTGGCCAGCACCAAATGCCTGGTCGTCAAACTCAGCGCCGAGGTGGCCGATATTTCCGAGGCCATGCGCCTGAGCCTGCGCGACGGCACCGATCAGATCGTGCAACGCATTGCCGGGTGCCTGCAGGATGCTGTGGCCGATGGCTCGGTACCGCCCCACCTCGATGCCCAGGCCACCGCCCTCACGCTGTACCAGCTTTGGCTGGGGGCCAGCCTGCTGTCCAAGCTGCGGCGCGACAACTCGCCGTTTGCGCACGCCCTGCTGGCTACCGAACAAATACTCGACTCCACGCTGGTCTGA
- the gcvT gene encoding aminomethyltransferase, whose protein sequence is MSDLLLTPLNALHLELGARMVPFAGYSMPVQYPAGLMAEHHHTRTAAGLFDVSHMGQLRLVGPDAADAFETLIPVDVIDLPVGKQRYGLLLNDDGGILDDLMFFKRADDIFVIVNGACKVADIAHIQEKIGQHCQVIPQPELALLALQGPQAVNALARLAPGVEKLVFMTGGHFDVAGIPCFLTRSGYTGEDGFEISVHSSQAEALARALLAQPEVKPIGLGARNSLRLEAGLCLYGNDLDTTTNPVEAGLNWAIQKVRRTGGARAGGFPGATKILAALADGISAEGLKPLRKRVGLVALERIPVREHTALQDTAGNAIGEVTSGLLGPTVDKPIAMGYVAPEFSAIGTRINAVVRGKIVPMEVVSMPFTPNRYFRG, encoded by the coding sequence ATGTCCGATCTCTTGTTGACCCCCCTGAACGCCTTGCACCTGGAACTCGGTGCCCGCATGGTCCCGTTCGCGGGTTACAGCATGCCGGTGCAATACCCCGCCGGGCTGATGGCCGAGCACCACCACACGCGCACGGCGGCGGGCCTGTTCGACGTGTCCCACATGGGCCAGTTGCGCCTGGTCGGCCCAGACGCGGCAGACGCCTTTGAAACCCTGATTCCTGTCGATGTGATCGACCTGCCGGTGGGCAAGCAGCGCTACGGTTTGCTGCTCAACGACGACGGCGGCATCCTCGACGACCTGATGTTCTTCAAGCGTGCCGACGACATCTTCGTCATCGTCAACGGGGCCTGCAAGGTGGCCGACATCGCCCACATCCAGGAAAAAATCGGCCAACACTGCCAGGTGATCCCCCAGCCGGAACTGGCGCTGCTGGCGCTGCAAGGTCCGCAGGCCGTCAATGCCCTGGCGCGCCTGGCACCCGGGGTGGAGAAGCTGGTGTTCATGACCGGCGGCCACTTCGATGTGGCGGGCATCCCCTGCTTTTTGACGCGCAGCGGCTACACCGGCGAGGACGGGTTTGAAATCTCCGTCCACAGCAGCCAGGCCGAGGCCTTGGCCCGCGCGCTGCTGGCCCAGCCCGAAGTGAAACCCATCGGCCTGGGTGCCCGCAATTCGCTGCGGCTGGAGGCCGGGCTGTGCCTGTACGGCAACGACCTGGACACCACCACCAACCCGGTGGAAGCGGGCCTGAACTGGGCCATCCAGAAGGTACGGCGTACCGGTGGTGCCCGCGCAGGTGGATTCCCGGGCGCTACCAAAATACTAGCTGCTCTCGCCGATGGAATAAGCGCTGAGGGCCTAAAACCCTTAAGAAAACGCGTTGGACTCGTCGCCCTGGAGCGTATCCCCGTGCGCGAGCACACTGCCTTGCAAGACACGGCGGGCAACGCCATCGGCGAAGTCACCAGCGGCCTGCTCGGCCCCACGGTGGACAAGCCCATTGCCATGGGCTACGTGGCCCCGGAATTCAGTGCCATCGGCACCCGCATCAACGCCGTCGTGCGAGGCAAAATCGTGCCGATGGAAGTCGTATCCATGCCTTTCACCCCCAACCGCTATTTCCGCGGCTAA